From the genome of Candidatus Bathyarchaeota archaeon:
ATGTTAGAAAAAACTCGTTTTGTGGGTTTACTATTCTCTCCACCGTATTGTTTCTGTTTTCCACATAATCCCCACTTTTTCGTCCTTCCTCTATACTCTATCTATATATTCCTTTTTCTCTCATTTTCTAAATAATCTCAGTGGATCTTCGTTTAATCATGGTTCTGATTCATCATACTCCAAAAATTCACTTATGCTTCGGATACAATTGCATAACCTGTATGTTTTTCCCAATTTCTGCACTTTTGCGGTATTTTCGCGCAGCTTTGCCGGAGTTGCGCAAACTTGTGTTTTCTGAGTATTTTTTGGCAAAGACCGTAGATTTTCGTAACTATATTTTAAGAGGCCGCGAAAAACGTTGGAAAAGCATAAATGTTAATACTTGTTATCCTCAATAGATAGAGAGACATAATAGGGGATAAAAAGTATGGGGGAAGAATTAACAAGCATAAAAATTCGAAAAGAAACCAGAGACGTACTAAAGAGTGTAGGAAAGAAAGGTGAAACCTACGACGCCATAATCAATAGACTCTTAGACCGCGTCCTTAGAAGGAAAAGAGCCAAAGTAGAAAAATAAGATTCGTCTATTCTAAACTCGTATTTTTAGCTGGCTAGGGCATGTGTTGTGTGCAAGAATGCAAGTTTCTGCATTAGGGCAGAGAATTCTTCAGTCTCACATAGAACTATAGAGTGTGACAAGATATTTCTTCTCTATTTAGAGATTTTTTCAATCAAATTCAGGAATACACATTTGTCTGTGACGTACCACATGCACTTTGAACCTATACAGCTAATTGATATTCCCTTACCCATTGTCAGAGGGCATCTTTTGCGTATCTGTCTTTTAGGATCATAGTATATTTCAAAAATTCTTTTCACACGTTTTGAGGCGTCTTTGAGAGAAAGTTTGTCTATCGGCTTCTGTGTGTCTAGCAGTGGTATTAGATCGGTGAGGCTTAATACGCCTACTAAGTGATCAGCGTTTATCACTACTAATTTTTTGACCTTCTGCTTGACCATCTTTCGTGTGGCGCGTGTGATTGTTACATGAGGTTTTACTGTTACAAGCGGTTTTGACATAACTTCGATTGTTTTAGTTTTTGCTGGGTCCTTCTCTTTGCAAACTACTCTTTTCAATATGTCCCTTTCGGTTATGATCCCAACAGGGTTTCCATTCTTAGTGACTACTATAGAGCCAATTTCGTATCGATTCATTATTTCTGCAGC
Proteins encoded in this window:
- a CDS encoding CBS domain-containing protein — encoded protein: MPKKVKDIMIRDVKTASTEHTVLKAAEIMNRYEIGSIVVTKNGNPVGIITERDILKRVVCKEKDPAKTKTIEVMSKPLVTVKPHVTITRATRKMVKQKVKKLVVINADHLVGVLSLTDLIPLLDTQKPIDKLSLKDASKRVKRIFEIYYDPKRQIRKRCPLTMGKGISISCIGSKCMWYVTDKCVFLNLIEKISK